In the genome of Desulfitobacterium chlororespirans DSM 11544, one region contains:
- a CDS encoding ketopantoate reductase family protein encodes MKICIVGAGAMGCLYGGCLSLIGHDITLVGGRSIPVIREKGLKMNTAWTGPVVVYPKACNAEELEGEYDLLILLTKTFQSRAAMDSVRHILNNKMTVLSLQNGLGNKELLQEYVATEQIMLGMTLYPSDLIAPGEIVSSFADIGALVDAEGPLSERTRKISAEMDKAGIKHIIGEGAWEFIWEKVIFNASANTVCALMGVSSEMLSPIGAYDLLYQMADEGVAVANANGIPITGEGMRKRLFNILELGKTHAPSMLVDITAGRKTEVDFINGGLAREGRRLGIPTPINDVIIQLIHLKENSRGKEYISHS; translated from the coding sequence ATGAAAATATGTATAGTCGGTGCCGGAGCTATGGGCTGCCTTTATGGCGGGTGCCTGTCGCTGATAGGACATGATATTACCTTGGTCGGCGGCAGGAGTATTCCCGTCATTCGCGAAAAGGGTCTGAAAATGAATACGGCCTGGACCGGTCCGGTCGTTGTTTATCCTAAAGCCTGCAATGCCGAAGAGCTGGAGGGGGAGTATGATCTTCTTATCCTTCTGACCAAGACCTTTCAGTCCCGTGCCGCCATGGACTCCGTACGCCATATCTTAAATAATAAAATGACGGTTCTTTCCTTACAAAACGGTTTGGGCAACAAAGAACTGCTTCAGGAATACGTTGCCACTGAGCAGATTATGCTGGGGATGACTCTCTACCCGTCCGATCTCATAGCCCCCGGGGAAATAGTCAGCAGCTTTGCCGATATTGGTGCACTCGTGGATGCCGAAGGCCCGCTGAGCGAACGAACCAGAAAAATCTCCGCCGAAATGGATAAAGCCGGCATCAAGCACATTATTGGCGAAGGAGCATGGGAATTTATCTGGGAAAAGGTTATTTTTAACGCTTCCGCCAATACCGTGTGCGCTCTCATGGGCGTTTCCTCCGAGATGCTTTCACCCATCGGTGCCTATGACCTGCTTTATCAAATGGCGGATGAGGGGGTGGCCGTTGCCAATGCCAACGGTATTCCTATTACCGGTGAAGGTATGAGGAAACGCTTATTCAATATATTGGAGCTGGGAAAAACTCATGCTCCTTCCATGTTGGTGGATATTACAGCCGGCCGCAAAACTGAAGTTGATTTCATAAACGGCGGTTTGGCACGGGAAGGCAGAAGACTTGGTATCCCTACTCCGATCAACGATGTGATCATTCAATTGATTCATCTCAAAGAGAATTCCCGGGGAAAAGAATATATTTCCCATAGCTAA
- a CDS encoding M24 family metallopeptidase, whose translation MIKMSQEDRQLMEELIIWSCSDQELERRWDATVKAMEEKGVDYLVIAQRSDYLGQYVKWFTDMPTWDEYGATVIFSKDKEMITIYTAGGFDEEQRPWRPANSFPESYCCRGVARRWSRGYFPSLNYTAAYDAEIVVHELKNRGKIKVGIVGTAFMTVQCYEHIKANLINAEFVDFTDDIDALKAVKSPEELDMIRAVVKLQDEVLFGLRDFIKPGIREIDIYAEMRYQSHKRGAENGIFLVGSNSYNKPAPFYNEHFHSNRVIQKGDTVTVLNEANCANGMYGHVSAVYSLGEPSPALIENMKISNEAHQFIRERLVNGADCNIIFDEYNAFLKSLGKPLETRLLGHGQGYCLVERPAMLPGRGETIKLAAGMNFSYHPTIATPQAFGITCANYFIREEGPAELVNTFPTGEIQIIG comes from the coding sequence ATGATTAAGATGTCTCAGGAAGATCGCCAATTGATGGAGGAATTGATTATTTGGTCCTGTTCCGATCAGGAGCTTGAACGGCGCTGGGATGCTACAGTCAAGGCCATGGAGGAAAAAGGAGTGGATTATCTGGTTATTGCCCAGCGCAGTGACTATTTAGGCCAATATGTGAAGTGGTTCACGGACATGCCCACTTGGGACGAATACGGCGCCACCGTCATATTTTCCAAAGACAAAGAGATGATCACCATTTATACAGCCGGAGGCTTTGATGAAGAACAGCGGCCCTGGAGGCCTGCCAACAGTTTTCCGGAGTCTTACTGCTGCAGGGGTGTTGCCCGGCGCTGGTCAAGAGGCTATTTCCCCAGCCTCAACTACACGGCGGCCTATGATGCAGAGATTGTTGTCCATGAACTCAAGAACAGGGGTAAGATCAAAGTCGGTATTGTGGGCACGGCCTTTATGACCGTCCAATGCTACGAGCATATCAAGGCCAATCTTATCAATGCGGAATTTGTTGATTTCACAGATGACATAGATGCTCTCAAAGCGGTTAAAAGCCCGGAAGAGCTGGATATGATCCGCGCTGTCGTCAAGCTCCAGGATGAAGTCCTCTTCGGCCTCCGGGATTTTATTAAACCTGGAATAAGGGAAATCGATATCTATGCTGAGATGCGCTATCAATCCCATAAGCGCGGTGCTGAAAACGGCATATTTCTTGTCGGGTCCAACAGCTACAATAAGCCCGCTCCTTTTTACAATGAGCATTTCCACAGCAATAGGGTCATTCAGAAGGGCGATACCGTCACCGTGCTGAATGAGGCCAACTGCGCCAATGGCATGTACGGACATGTTTCCGCCGTCTATTCTCTGGGTGAGCCCTCTCCGGCGCTCATCGAAAACATGAAAATATCCAATGAAGCACATCAATTTATCAGAGAGCGGCTGGTAAACGGTGCCGACTGCAATATAATCTTTGATGAGTATAACGCCTTTCTTAAGAGTCTTGGCAAACCGCTTGAGACCAGGCTTCTCGGCCATGGTCAAGGCTATTGCCTGGTAGAAAGACCGGCTATGCTGCCTGGTCGCGGCGAAACTATTAAGCTGGCTGCCGGTATGAACTTTTCCTATCATCCGACTATTGCAACCCCGCAAGCTTTTGGCATAACCTGCGCCAACTATTTCATTAGAGAAGAAGGGCCTGCAGAATTGGTCAATACTTTCCCAACCGGCGAAATACAGATTATCGGATAA